In the Leptospira sp. WS4.C2 genome, one interval contains:
- a CDS encoding S1 RNA-binding domain-containing protein, giving the protein MKGPSSEFERLLEESFKKRQSIEPGSRHEAKVTAVKNDYVFIRTVENKITGNISIEEWREEVLPKVGDTLIVYFLKENSGDFYFTTCLSGDNLTEEHMEMAAQHEIPVLGQMLAETNGGWDVKLGSHAAFVPFSQLDGSLKGTNIAGKRIKFVISELGKKQNKIVLSQKKIADKERETKKQLLREELKVGIFVSCTVKSIHKFGLIVDMDGFDALVPQSEATYKKNADLTTEFRVGETLRAKILTLDWSTNKISLSVKDFLSDPWSGKLPFKESDIVTGTLESIKPFGLFVRLGDDFSGLVPNKETGVPARTPLNTVFNPGQKLEVFVLEINPEKRQIALSISKASEAKDRMEYQEYMSKEETSGSVSSFGLALQKSLEKKNKK; this is encoded by the coding sequence ATGAAAGGCCCATCCTCAGAATTTGAACGTTTATTAGAAGAAAGTTTTAAAAAAAGACAATCCATCGAACCCGGCTCACGTCATGAAGCCAAAGTAACAGCTGTTAAGAATGATTATGTATTCATTCGCACTGTAGAAAATAAAATCACAGGAAACATCTCTATTGAAGAATGGAGAGAAGAAGTTTTGCCTAAGGTTGGCGATACTCTTATTGTTTATTTTTTAAAAGAAAACTCTGGAGATTTTTATTTTACGACCTGTCTTTCTGGAGACAACCTAACAGAAGAGCATATGGAAATGGCGGCACAACACGAAATTCCTGTCCTCGGTCAAATGTTAGCAGAAACAAACGGCGGTTGGGATGTCAAACTTGGCAGTCACGCAGCCTTTGTTCCCTTTAGCCAATTGGATGGTTCCTTAAAAGGAACAAACATAGCAGGCAAACGAATTAAATTTGTGATCTCGGAACTTGGCAAAAAACAAAACAAAATTGTTTTGTCTCAGAAAAAAATTGCTGATAAAGAACGAGAAACCAAAAAACAACTGTTACGTGAAGAATTGAAGGTAGGAATTTTTGTTTCCTGCACGGTCAAAAGCATTCATAAATTTGGTCTGATTGTGGACATGGATGGATTTGATGCTTTGGTTCCACAGTCGGAAGCAACTTACAAAAAAAATGCCGACCTGACAACAGAATTTCGTGTGGGAGAAACTCTCCGTGCTAAAATCCTCACTCTGGATTGGTCCACAAACAAAATTTCTCTTAGCGTAAAAGACTTTTTGTCCGACCCATGGTCAGGAAAACTTCCTTTTAAAGAATCTGATATTGTCACGGGAACTTTAGAGTCGATCAAACCTTTTGGTCTCTTTGTTCGGTTAGGTGATGATTTTTCTGGTCTTGTGCCGAACAAAGAAACAGGAGTTCCGGCGCGCACTCCATTAAATACTGTATTCAATCCAGGCCAAAAGTTGGAAGTTTTTGTTTTGGAGATCAATCCAGAAAAAAGGCAAATTGCTTTGTCAATTTCCAAAGCTAGTGAGGCGAAGGATCGAATGGAATACCAGGAGTATATGTCCAAGGAAGAAACTTCTGGATCCGTCTCTAGTTTTGGATTGGCCCTTCAAAAATCTTTGGAAAAAAAGAATAAGAAGTAA
- a CDS encoding tRNA (cytidine(34)-2'-O)-methyltransferase, with translation MEIALFRPEIPPNTGNIARLCVNAGVPLSIVGEPSFDLSEKAVRRAGLDYWKDLDLRRFADYEEFRSKKEQEGSRIFLVSKFGTKVYWDVDFEKNDVFLFGRETSGLPEEIHKSCPPEHIISLPMAELSRSINLSNAVAIVLYEALRQEKTRTNP, from the coding sequence TTGGAGATCGCACTTTTTAGACCAGAAATTCCACCTAACACGGGAAATATTGCAAGACTTTGTGTGAATGCCGGAGTTCCCCTTTCCATTGTGGGGGAGCCTTCTTTTGACCTTTCGGAAAAGGCAGTCCGGCGGGCCGGCCTGGATTATTGGAAGGATTTGGATCTTCGGAGGTTTGCCGATTACGAAGAATTTCGGTCCAAAAAAGAGCAAGAAGGGAGCCGGATTTTCCTGGTTTCCAAGTTTGGGACCAAAGTGTACTGGGATGTGGACTTTGAAAAGAATGATGTCTTCCTTTTTGGACGGGAAACTTCAGGCCTACCGGAAGAAATCCACAAGTCTTGCCCTCCAGAGCATATTATTTCCTTACCTATGGCAGAGCTGAGTCGTTCCATCAATCTTTCCAATGCTGTTGCCATTGTGCTTTATGAAGCACTGCGCCAAGAGAAAACACGGACTAATCCCTAA